A window of Chitinophaga sp. MM2321 contains these coding sequences:
- a CDS encoding ABC transporter ATP-binding protein — MKEQTANKKAPPGIFSLLTPYRGMIILLILFALLGNGLNLWLPKIIGNGIDAYNDGNFLYKPIIIKFSAAAFIIFIFTWLQNIIQTYVSELVARNLRTKIADKISRQSYAWIEGNNPSRLLTNLTADVDSIKLFVSQAIVSMVSSIFIIIGASILLLIIDWKLALAVIAILPIMGITFYVVLRKVRSLFIKSREIMDWLNKVINESILGAALIHVINSQQMEYDKFLSANVKAMNFGLSILKLFAGLIPVITFTANMAGLTILALGGHYVINGSMSLGDFAAFSSYLSLLIFPILVIGFMSNVIAQATASYQRISTVLATPDTPVAGTLTKTLDGNITLEDVTVTYGEKPALKHISFDIKAGSKIAVIGPTAAGKTQLLYLLTGLIKPGSGSIEIDGHPVESYNSESFYSQVGFVFQDSIIFNMSIRENIAFSDTVTDESLEKAITTAELKEFIDTLPDKLSTIISERGTSLSGGQKQRIMLARALAINPRILLLDDFTARVDTNTERKILENVQKNYPDLTLISVTQKIASVEHYDQIILLMEGEMIGRGTHDDLMRTSPEYMQIFQSQQSTSNYELQS; from the coding sequence ATGAAGGAACAAACAGCTAACAAAAAAGCACCACCTGGTATTTTCAGCCTGCTAACACCTTACAGGGGAATGATCATCCTCCTCATTCTCTTTGCCCTGTTGGGCAACGGCCTGAATTTATGGTTACCGAAGATCATCGGTAACGGTATAGACGCATATAACGACGGCAACTTTCTGTATAAGCCTATCATCATAAAATTCTCGGCGGCTGCATTCATCATCTTTATATTTACCTGGCTACAGAACATTATCCAGACCTACGTTTCTGAACTGGTAGCCAGGAACCTCCGCACCAAGATTGCTGATAAAATTTCCCGGCAAAGCTATGCCTGGATTGAAGGAAACAATCCATCGAGATTGTTGACCAATCTTACCGCGGATGTGGATTCCATTAAGCTATTCGTTTCCCAGGCCATTGTTTCTATGGTATCATCGATATTTATTATCATAGGCGCCAGTATATTGCTCCTTATTATTGACTGGAAGCTCGCTTTAGCGGTGATTGCCATTTTGCCTATTATGGGCATTACTTTTTACGTGGTACTGCGGAAGGTGAGGAGCCTCTTTATAAAAAGCCGGGAGATCATGGACTGGCTTAATAAAGTGATTAATGAAAGTATCCTCGGCGCTGCTTTAATCCATGTGATCAACTCCCAGCAGATGGAGTATGACAAATTTCTATCTGCCAATGTGAAGGCCATGAATTTTGGGTTATCGATCCTGAAATTGTTCGCCGGTCTTATTCCTGTTATCACCTTTACGGCCAACATGGCGGGTTTAACCATCCTGGCGTTGGGTGGCCACTACGTGATCAACGGGAGCATGAGCCTGGGCGATTTTGCCGCATTCAGCAGTTATCTGTCGCTGTTGATATTTCCGATCCTGGTCATCGGTTTTATGAGCAACGTTATTGCGCAGGCTACGGCTTCCTATCAGCGTATCAGCACCGTACTGGCAACACCGGATACACCGGTGGCCGGTACCTTGACAAAGACACTGGATGGTAATATTACGCTGGAAGATGTGACGGTTACCTACGGAGAAAAACCGGCATTGAAGCATATTTCATTTGACATAAAAGCAGGATCGAAGATAGCTGTAATAGGTCCCACGGCTGCCGGTAAAACACAGCTGCTTTACCTGCTCACCGGATTGATAAAACCAGGTAGCGGCAGTATAGAGATAGATGGTCATCCGGTAGAATCTTATAACAGTGAGTCGTTCTATAGTCAGGTTGGCTTTGTATTCCAGGATAGTATCATCTTCAATATGAGTATCCGGGAGAATATTGCGTTTAGTGATACCGTTACAGATGAATCACTGGAAAAAGCGATTACCACCGCAGAACTAAAAGAATTTATCGACACCTTACCGGATAAACTAAGCACTATTATTTCGGAGCGGGGCACCAGTCTTTCCGGCGGACAAAAGCAGCGTATCATGCTGGCACGTGCATTGGCCATTAACCCGAGAATATTGCTGCTGGACGATTTCACCGCACGTGTGGATACCAATACAGAAAGAAAGATCCTGGAGAATGTGCAGAAAAACTATCCGGATCTGACATTGATTTCCGTGACACAAAAGATCGCTTCAGTGGAACATTACGATCAGATCATCCTGTTGATGGAAGGAGAGATGATTGGCCGTGGTACACACGATGACCTGATGCGTACCAGCCCTGAGTATATGCAGATCTTTCAGTCGCAACAAAGCACCAGCAATTATGAATTACAATCTTAA
- a CDS encoding NAD(P)/FAD-dependent oxidoreductase, protein MVKRSRTDYDAVVVGAGPNGLAAAITLRQAGLTVLLIEGKDTIGGGMRTAALTLPGFHHDVCAAIHPMATLSPFFKSLQLAEYGLSLIYPPIAAAHPFDNGQAAVLKHDLTETATRLGADAAAYQRLIAPVVRDWSSLADDLLAPFHIPKQPIPMIKFGLKGLLSAERIAQRFKTTEARALWAGMAAHSMLPLSYLSSAAIGLVLSAAAHVKGWPVVKGGSQQLADAMAAYFTAIGGEIRTGFQVQSTNQLPAAHAVLFDVSPKQLLQIAGSHFSPFYEKQLEGYRYGPGVFKMDWALDGPIPFTAAQCRQAGTVHIGNTYEEIAASEQMCWQGKVSEKPFVLLAQQSLFDETRAPAGMHTAWAYCHVPNGSTVDMSAIIENQVERFAPGFKKRIIGKHAMNAAQMQAYNPNYIGGDINGGAIDIRQLFTRPALRWSPYRTSAKGFYICSASTPPGGGVHGMCGYHAARQALKDLF, encoded by the coding sequence ATGGTTAAACGAAGCCGGACGGACTATGATGCGGTGGTAGTTGGTGCAGGCCCAAACGGGCTGGCGGCTGCTATTACGTTACGACAGGCAGGTTTAACGGTGTTGCTCATAGAAGGCAAAGATACTATTGGCGGCGGTATGCGCACAGCTGCGCTTACCTTGCCCGGTTTTCATCATGATGTATGCGCAGCCATTCACCCGATGGCTACTTTATCACCTTTCTTCAAATCTTTGCAGCTGGCGGAATATGGGCTGTCGCTGATCTATCCGCCCATTGCAGCGGCGCACCCTTTTGACAATGGCCAGGCGGCGGTATTGAAGCATGACCTTACGGAAACGGCTACACGGCTTGGTGCAGATGCAGCCGCCTATCAGCGGCTGATCGCCCCCGTTGTGCGCGACTGGTCTTCCCTGGCTGATGACCTGTTGGCCCCGTTTCATATTCCGAAGCAGCCAATTCCCATGATAAAGTTTGGTTTAAAAGGATTGCTGTCTGCAGAGCGGATCGCCCAACGTTTTAAAACAACGGAAGCCAGGGCTTTATGGGCCGGTATGGCCGCCCATTCGATGCTGCCGTTATCTTACCTGTCTAGTGCTGCGATAGGGCTTGTATTGAGCGCCGCTGCACATGTGAAAGGATGGCCGGTGGTAAAAGGTGGTTCACAACAGCTGGCAGATGCTATGGCGGCCTACTTTACGGCTATAGGCGGTGAAATCCGCACAGGCTTCCAGGTGCAGTCAACAAACCAGTTGCCCGCCGCACATGCAGTACTATTTGATGTATCCCCCAAACAGTTATTACAGATTGCCGGAAGCCATTTTTCTCCCTTCTATGAAAAGCAACTGGAAGGATACCGGTACGGCCCCGGCGTATTTAAAATGGACTGGGCGCTGGATGGACCTATTCCCTTTACAGCAGCGCAATGCAGACAAGCCGGTACCGTGCATATCGGTAATACTTATGAAGAAATTGCCGCATCAGAACAAATGTGCTGGCAAGGCAAAGTGAGTGAAAAACCTTTTGTACTGCTGGCGCAACAGAGTTTGTTTGATGAAACACGTGCGCCCGCAGGTATGCATACTGCCTGGGCCTATTGCCATGTACCTAATGGCTCAACAGTGGACATGTCGGCCATTATTGAGAACCAGGTAGAACGCTTTGCGCCTGGGTTTAAAAAACGTATTATCGGCAAACATGCCATGAATGCGGCGCAAATGCAGGCATACAATCCCAATTATATTGGCGGGGATATCAATGGCGGCGCTATCGATATCCGCCAGCTTTTTACCAGGCCTGCGCTTCGCTGGTCGCCATACCGTACCAGTGCAAAAGGTTTCTATATCTGTTCGGCTTCCACGCCGCCGGGAGGCGGGGTACACGGTATGTGCGGCTATCATGCTGCACGTCAGGCCCTCAAAGATCTTTTTTAA
- a CDS encoding mechanosensitive ion channel domain-containing protein → MMVTDKTYKNANRRERIIFLVKLLVYAGIVFFNLEHPPFYNKFGWLFKITNALSFFLGANLIISIAWLVILSWYTRRHRTKPIEKDNFVLGINRITSVLNTIFFLLAIPIFFGKDLLQLVTSITIVAAAIALLTKDYIANMINGLIIMFSDQLSLGDQVRIGEYKGRVMDITLINVVLQNEDDDLVIVPNSVIFTAIVLNQSKQNIKKMTIEFELDHKRSFTLEVLEERLRHSIAAFESSYTPDSFSLKIIEIKKDFVQFKIQLLLPHADKTTERSIKRALNTEIIALAEGVE, encoded by the coding sequence ATGATGGTAACTGACAAAACCTATAAGAATGCAAACCGCAGGGAGCGGATCATTTTCCTGGTAAAACTGCTGGTATACGCTGGTATCGTGTTTTTTAACCTGGAACATCCCCCTTTCTACAATAAATTCGGCTGGCTGTTTAAAATCACCAATGCGTTGTCTTTTTTCCTCGGTGCCAACCTGATTATATCCATTGCCTGGCTGGTAATATTGTCTTGGTATACCCGCCGCCATCGTACAAAGCCTATTGAAAAGGACAATTTTGTGCTGGGGATCAACCGGATAACTTCTGTCCTCAATACCATCTTTTTTCTGCTGGCCATCCCCATTTTTTTCGGGAAAGACCTCTTGCAGCTAGTTACCAGTATCACCATCGTTGCGGCGGCCATCGCCTTACTTACCAAGGATTATATTGCCAATATGATCAATGGACTGATCATTATGTTCTCCGATCAGTTGTCACTGGGTGACCAGGTACGGATAGGGGAATACAAAGGCAGGGTTATGGATATCACTCTGATCAACGTTGTATTACAGAATGAAGACGATGACCTGGTGATTGTGCCCAACTCGGTTATCTTTACGGCTATTGTGCTGAACCAGTCGAAACAGAATATCAAAAAGATGACCATCGAGTTTGAGCTGGATCACAAGCGTTCCTTTACCCTGGAAGTGCTGGAAGAGCGGTTGCGCCATTCGATAGCAGCGTTCGAATCCAGTTATACCCCGGATAGTTTTTCCCTGAAAATTATAGAAATCAAGAAGGATTTTGTACAGTTTAAAATCCAGCTGCTGTTACCGCATGCGGATAAAACTACGGAACGCAGCATCAAACGCGCCCTCAATACAGAGATCATCGCGCTGGCGGAAGGGGTGGAGTAG
- a CDS encoding DUF6496 domain-containing protein has translation MAKYSQKAQEKVEKSMHEMHEGKLKSGRSGKKVTNPKQAIAIGLSEAREAGAKVPKKAAAKKTTAKKVTAKKATAKKSTTKKSTAKKATAKKKTATRRTKASA, from the coding sequence ATGGCAAAGTATTCTCAAAAAGCCCAGGAAAAAGTGGAAAAATCCATGCACGAAATGCACGAGGGCAAACTAAAAAGTGGCAGAAGCGGTAAAAAAGTAACGAATCCCAAACAAGCTATTGCTATTGGTTTGTCTGAAGCCCGCGAAGCAGGTGCGAAAGTGCCTAAAAAAGCTGCTGCTAAAAAAACAACGGCTAAAAAGGTTACCGCTAAAAAGGCCACTGCCAAAAAATCTACCACAAAGAAATCCACCGCTAAAAAAGCTACTGCAAAGAAAAAAACAGCTACCCGCCGTACGAAAGCATCGGCATAA
- a CDS encoding SOS response-associated peptidase family protein yields the protein MSYPAWPVVVDHNGARLEEFTWGPIPAMLNSPEKVKKQRQYYLNARSEKVLEKNTMWSKIRHQRCLIPSTGFFEYREVGLKSKVCYTINQGANKVFFIAGLWALSNSWDTDKSEKIPTFTLLTREANPLLKQIHNAGENPGRMPLMLTEDMLATWIRPDLDDAGIKEILDFSMPPDNLEYWPVNSVRKRHEDDESVLQRVEVEGLPPIEV from the coding sequence ATGTCTTACCCCGCGTGGCCGGTTGTAGTAGATCACAATGGAGCGAGACTTGAAGAGTTTACCTGGGGGCCAATACCTGCCATGCTCAATTCACCGGAGAAGGTAAAAAAGCAACGACAATATTACTTAAATGCCCGGAGTGAAAAAGTTTTGGAGAAAAACACTATGTGGAGTAAAATTCGCCACCAGCGGTGCCTGATCCCGTCTACCGGATTCTTTGAATACCGCGAAGTAGGTCTGAAAAGCAAAGTTTGCTACACGATAAACCAAGGGGCAAATAAGGTGTTTTTCATAGCGGGCCTGTGGGCGCTTTCGAACTCCTGGGACACAGATAAGTCCGAAAAGATACCCACCTTTACCTTACTTACCCGCGAAGCCAACCCCTTATTAAAACAGATACATAACGCAGGAGAGAACCCCGGCAGGATGCCGTTAATGCTTACCGAAGATATGCTGGCGACTTGGATACGGCCGGACCTGGACGACGCTGGTATAAAAGAAATCCTGGACTTCAGCATGCCTCCGGATAATCTCGAATACTGGCCGGTAAACTCAGTAAGGAAGCGACACGAGGATGACGAGAGTGTGTTGCAAAGGGTTGAAGTAGAGGGATTACCTCCGATAGAAGTATAA
- a CDS encoding KGG domain-containing protein has translation MEHMRYQQLAPSANNQETISPDKSKHSKRGFASMDPEQQRAISREGGKAAHQQGVAHKFTSEEARAAGKKGGEAVSRNREHMAAIGRKGGTNRGKKKNNTTEDI, from the coding sequence ATGGAACACATGAGGTATCAACAACTGGCACCTAGTGCTAACAATCAGGAAACCATCTCGCCAGACAAATCCAAACACAGTAAAAGGGGATTTGCATCAATGGACCCAGAACAGCAACGTGCCATATCACGGGAAGGTGGGAAAGCAGCACACCAGCAAGGTGTTGCCCATAAGTTTACATCAGAAGAAGCGCGTGCAGCCGGTAAAAAAGGCGGTGAGGCAGTGAGCCGTAACCGTGAACATATGGCTGCTATAGGCAGGAAAGGCGGTACAAACCGTGGTAAGAAGAAGAATAATACAACAGAAGATATTTAG
- a CDS encoding DUF1304 domain-containing protein: MLLLIKVLIGFVMLEHLYILWFEMFAWTTRGPKIFKSLPRELFPPTKALAANQGLYNGFLAAGLCWSLLIPDPVWSMHVATFFLACVAIAGIYGALTAGKRIFFVQALPALITIVLICLAIH, encoded by the coding sequence ATGCTATTACTCATAAAAGTGCTGATCGGCTTTGTGATGCTGGAGCACCTGTATATCCTGTGGTTTGAAATGTTTGCCTGGACCACCAGGGGCCCTAAGATCTTCAAAAGTCTCCCCAGGGAATTATTTCCCCCTACCAAAGCCCTCGCAGCCAACCAGGGATTATATAATGGTTTTCTGGCAGCAGGATTATGCTGGTCATTGCTCATTCCCGACCCGGTATGGTCCATGCATGTAGCCACGTTTTTCCTCGCATGCGTAGCCATAGCCGGTATCTATGGGGCATTGACAGCAGGCAAACGCATATTTTTCGTACAGGCACTTCCTGCATTGATAACCATCGTACTGATTTGTTTAGCTATCCATTAA
- a CDS encoding tetratricopeptide repeat-containing sensor histidine kinase — MTLYLLLLSPVAMAQQQRADSLLQTLAAHVKKDTVRINLLNQASRLYFTRDATVSQQYAREALSLSDSLHYTKGKIWATRNLALVENTKGNLDKQMQLTVSALELAETMGDLATLGILNNDIGNIFTEQNSPRDALIYLRKSLRIKQQLHQLAETGKTLNNIGSAYISLQLPDSALHYLHKAEKIKLELNDQQGLAYTYENMGIVAMLQHHYEEALRYHQLSAAYYKAAGNLPGLTKASLNLAEIQTLLGDMKNAERNLSAAKEINAKLGNVKNEMIYYKIRYKLDSSRHDYAAALLNYQEYSGRNMDFFNVEKSRQITKSQMKYESEKKQQENVMLKKEQQLHLATIQQQRVLVWSGASLFLALLLITAIVYRLYKQQQELYAQLNSKNQEVSLQNHIILEQNATLENLNQVKDKVFSVISHDLRSPLAILEGLLFLLRDEKIDAAQFRFYSDELWRDVKNTAYMMDNMLQWASNQMKGISVKADDFDLTLLLNQEFELLQTLARQKEVKLAHELNNTIGVYADPDMIRLVLRNLINNAIKFTPGSGEIVIAARQDKEMIEITVRDNGTGIPPEDQHRIFSNIYYSTTGTRNEKGCGLGLHLSKDFVERNNGRIWFHSTPGNGSSFYFTLPLSEEHDANARGYTVVLQEHPVNGMSVLRK, encoded by the coding sequence ATGACGCTCTACCTATTGCTGCTATCGCCTGTGGCCATGGCGCAACAACAGCGGGCCGACAGCTTGCTGCAAACACTTGCTGCTCACGTAAAGAAAGATACGGTGCGGATAAATCTGTTAAATCAGGCTTCAAGACTCTATTTTACGCGTGATGCCACCGTGTCACAGCAATATGCCCGGGAAGCATTATCACTGAGCGACAGCCTCCACTATACCAAAGGAAAAATATGGGCTACCCGCAACCTCGCACTGGTGGAGAATACCAAAGGTAACCTTGATAAACAAATGCAGCTCACCGTCTCCGCACTGGAGTTGGCGGAAACAATGGGCGACCTGGCTACCCTCGGCATCCTTAACAATGATATCGGTAATATCTTTACAGAGCAGAATAGTCCGAGAGATGCGCTGATCTACCTCCGGAAATCATTACGGATAAAACAACAACTACATCAGCTCGCAGAAACGGGTAAAACCCTGAACAATATCGGATCTGCCTACATATCTCTCCAACTGCCGGATTCAGCCCTTCACTATCTCCATAAAGCAGAGAAAATAAAACTTGAACTGAATGACCAGCAAGGACTGGCCTATACTTATGAAAACATGGGCATCGTTGCCATGTTGCAGCATCATTACGAAGAAGCCCTCCGTTACCACCAGTTGTCTGCCGCCTATTATAAAGCAGCAGGTAATTTACCCGGACTCACCAAAGCAAGTCTTAATCTCGCAGAAATACAGACGCTGCTGGGAGATATGAAGAATGCAGAAAGAAATTTAAGTGCCGCAAAAGAGATCAATGCGAAGCTGGGCAATGTAAAAAATGAGATGATCTATTACAAGATCCGCTATAAGCTGGATTCTTCCCGGCATGACTATGCTGCTGCGTTACTGAACTACCAGGAATACAGCGGGCGTAACATGGATTTTTTCAACGTAGAAAAAAGCAGGCAGATCACCAAGTCACAGATGAAATATGAGTCTGAAAAAAAGCAACAGGAGAATGTAATGCTCAAAAAGGAGCAACAGCTACACCTGGCTACCATTCAGCAACAACGGGTACTGGTATGGTCCGGCGCTTCCCTGTTCCTCGCGCTGTTGCTGATCACCGCCATCGTATACCGCCTGTATAAACAGCAACAGGAACTCTATGCACAACTCAACAGCAAGAACCAGGAAGTATCGTTACAGAATCATATTATCCTGGAACAAAATGCTACCCTGGAAAACCTCAACCAGGTAAAAGATAAAGTCTTCTCCGTGATATCGCACGATCTGCGCTCTCCCCTGGCTATCCTGGAAGGATTGCTCTTTTTATTGCGGGATGAAAAGATTGATGCCGCCCAATTCCGTTTTTATTCGGATGAATTATGGAGAGATGTAAAAAATACCGCCTACATGATGGATAATATGCTGCAATGGGCCAGCAATCAGATGAAAGGGATCAGTGTTAAAGCGGATGATTTTGATCTTACCCTCCTGCTCAACCAGGAATTTGAGTTGCTTCAGACCCTGGCACGCCAGAAAGAGGTGAAACTTGCTCATGAGCTGAATAACACCATTGGCGTATATGCCGACCCCGACATGATAAGGCTGGTGCTCCGTAACCTGATCAATAATGCCATTAAATTTACACCCGGCAGCGGCGAAATTGTGATCGCAGCCCGGCAGGATAAAGAAATGATAGAGATCACTGTCAGGGATAATGGTACCGGTATTCCACCGGAAGACCAACACCGCATTTTCTCCAACATCTACTACTCTACCACCGGTACGCGTAACGAAAAAGGTTGTGGATTAGGTTTACATCTCTCCAAAGATTTTGTAGAACGTAATAATGGCCGGATCTGGTTCCACAGCACCCCTGGTAATGGCAGCAGCTTTTACTTTACATTACCGTTATCTGAAGAACACGATGCTAACGCCCGCGGCTATACGGTAGTACTACAGGAACATCCTGTAAATGGCATGAGTGTATTAAGAAAATAA
- a CDS encoding response regulator, producing MLHYLTILLIDDDRNSRNQFFLALDLLKVNKACICFDNHIDAMSYAAEQQIKPDYIFLKTIKPVSNGKQGLDDVKNAPCMEHVPVILYATSFDPNDLVQVKHLGAADWLVKQSDLHILKNALKSIFIPNRTLAAHRKRKRAMVHKSSNGHSNKDKQTGLPV from the coding sequence ATGTTACACTACCTGACTATTTTGTTGATTGATGATGACCGCAATAGCCGCAATCAGTTTTTTCTTGCCCTGGATTTATTAAAAGTGAATAAAGCCTGCATATGTTTTGATAACCACATAGACGCGATGTCTTATGCAGCGGAGCAGCAGATCAAACCCGATTACATTTTCCTGAAGACCATTAAGCCCGTCAGTAACGGGAAACAGGGACTGGATGACGTCAAAAACGCCCCATGCATGGAGCATGTACCGGTTATCCTGTACGCCACTTCGTTTGACCCCAACGACCTGGTACAGGTAAAGCACTTAGGCGCTGCCGACTGGTTGGTAAAACAATCGGATCTGCATATATTAAAAAATGCACTCAAATCAATTTTTATCCCCAACCGGACCCTGGCTGCTCATCGTAAGCGGAAAAGAGCCATGGTACACAAGAGCAGCAACGGTCATAGCAATAAGGATAAACAAACCGGTTTACCAGTGTAA
- a CDS encoding ABC transporter ATP-binding protein, with product MNYNLNKLSGHEQDAAAYKALGSLLKLISHEKKNLALALLATLTNSALNLLGPFLVAHTIDTYVVHKEYHGVLVFSCILLAIYVVAFLTSYLQTMLMGTVGQRTLFTLRNAIFNKLQHLPVAFFNQNKAGDLISRVNNDTDKLNQFFSQSLMQFVGSIVTMTGAGIFLLLLNFRLGAATLLPALLILIFTRLLSPWVKKKNAINLKTVGGLSAEIQESLSNFKVIVAFNRRDYFRERFDGANQKNYRTAIAVGLANNVFLPFYSLLSSIAQLIVLAYGVYLISTSNFTIGLLISYIAYATHFYSPLRQLATLWANFQTAMAGWERISEILALESNLVIVESPVAIPSSALLELRNVHFAYPEGREILHNINFKLERGKTYALVGPTGGGKTTTASLIARLYDPSKGTVLLDGKDIRAYSDAERTRKIGFILQEPFLFTGTVRENILYGNELYADYSNEQLEEVIKAANLEKLLAIFEEGLETKVQSAGESVSLGQKQLIAFIRAVLRKPELLILDEATANIDTVTEQLLGEILAQLPPETTRVIIAHRLNTIENADEIFFVNAGEVTNAGSFHQVVDRLQNGVRLS from the coding sequence ATGAATTACAATCTTAACAAGTTGTCCGGACATGAGCAGGATGCTGCTGCATACAAAGCACTCGGCAGCTTGCTGAAGCTCATTTCACACGAGAAGAAAAACCTGGCGCTGGCGTTGCTGGCTACCCTCACCAATTCCGCATTGAACCTGCTGGGACCTTTCCTGGTGGCGCATACCATAGATACTTATGTAGTACACAAAGAATATCATGGTGTGCTGGTTTTCTCCTGTATTTTACTAGCCATTTATGTGGTGGCATTCCTGACGAGCTACCTGCAAACCATGTTGATGGGAACAGTGGGGCAGCGGACTCTATTCACTTTACGCAACGCTATTTTTAACAAGTTGCAGCATTTGCCGGTGGCTTTCTTTAATCAGAATAAAGCCGGGGATCTCATTTCGCGCGTTAACAATGATACCGATAAACTGAACCAGTTTTTTTCTCAATCACTGATGCAGTTTGTAGGAAGTATAGTTACCATGACGGGTGCCGGTATCTTCCTGTTGCTGCTCAATTTCAGGTTAGGAGCGGCTACCTTGCTGCCCGCATTACTGATCCTGATCTTTACCCGGTTGTTATCTCCCTGGGTGAAGAAAAAAAATGCGATCAATCTGAAAACAGTAGGTGGTCTGAGTGCCGAGATCCAGGAAAGCCTGAGCAATTTTAAAGTGATCGTTGCTTTCAACCGCCGCGATTATTTCCGGGAACGTTTCGACGGCGCCAATCAAAAAAATTATCGTACAGCCATTGCCGTTGGGTTGGCGAATAACGTCTTTTTACCTTTTTACAGCCTGCTTTCCAGTATCGCCCAACTGATCGTACTGGCGTATGGAGTCTACCTGATCAGCACCAGCAATTTTACGATTGGGTTGCTGATCAGTTATATCGCCTATGCGACCCATTTCTATAGCCCGCTACGACAACTGGCTACGCTGTGGGCAAACTTCCAGACGGCTATGGCAGGCTGGGAGAGGATCTCCGAGATCCTGGCATTGGAAAGTAACCTGGTAATAGTGGAAAGTCCTGTGGCTATTCCTTCATCCGCGCTCCTTGAATTGCGTAACGTACATTTTGCTTACCCGGAAGGGCGGGAGATCCTGCACAATATCAATTTTAAACTGGAAAGAGGTAAAACATATGCGTTGGTAGGCCCTACCGGCGGCGGGAAAACAACCACCGCTTCCCTGATAGCGAGATTGTATGATCCGTCCAAAGGCACGGTGCTGCTAGATGGGAAGGATATACGTGCTTACAGTGATGCAGAACGTACCCGGAAGATCGGGTTTATTTTGCAGGAGCCTTTCTTGTTTACCGGCACTGTGAGGGAAAATATTCTGTATGGAAATGAACTATATGCAGATTATTCCAATGAGCAACTGGAAGAAGTAATAAAGGCTGCCAATCTTGAAAAACTACTGGCTATCTTTGAAGAAGGACTGGAAACAAAAGTGCAGTCTGCCGGAGAAAGTGTGAGCCTTGGACAAAAACAGCTGATTGCCTTTATACGGGCGGTTTTGCGTAAACCGGAACTGCTGATACTGGATGAGGCCACCGCCAATATTGATACGGTTACAGAACAATTGCTGGGAGAGATCCTGGCGCAGTTACCACCCGAAACAACCCGCGTTATTATTGCCCACAGGTTAAATACCATTGAGAATGCGGATGAAATATTTTTTGTGAATGCAGGCGAAGTAACGAATGCGGGCTCCTTTCACCAGGTTGTTGACAGGTTGCAGAACGGTGTAAGGCTCAGCTGA